In Parafrankia irregularis, the genomic window GGCCTTCCGGGCACGGCGGAGGCCGGCCGGCCTCTCACCGGGGTGCCGCATCGTTCGCCGCCGCGGGCCGAGGCCCTGACCGGGCCCGGCGCGTCGGACGGCTCGGACGGCTCGGACGACGAGGTGCTGCCACCGGAGCTGGCCGGACGGTACTTCCAGCTGACTCCGGTCCTCCCGTCGATGGCTCCTTTCCTGTACGAGCTTTCGATCGCGCCGGACGTCGGGTTCCGCTGGCGTTACCGAGGTGCCTTCCCGCCCTATGAAAAATTCGAGGCGGACCTCTGGCAGGGCATGCTGACGCAGTTCCTGATCGTTTCGCGTGAAACTGGTGAGGCGGCCGGTCACGCTATTTGCTACAACCCTGACTTCGGCCTGGGGAACGCCTATGTCGGCGTCGCTATGACCAGCCGGTACCAGCGGTCCGGGATTGCCGCCGAACCAGTCGTCCTGTTTCTTCGCTACCTGTTCGACGTGTGGCCCTTCCGAAAGCTCTACTTCGAGCTGCCGGAGTTCAACTGCCGTCAGTTCGCGAGCGCGATCGGCAGCACACTGCACATCGAGGCACGCTTCCGGGATCACGACTACTACCGCGGGCGACGCTGGGACCGCGTCGTCCTCGCGGCCTACCGGCAGGACCTGTATCCGGCCGGATCGGCCGGTCGGGGTGAGGGGATCGACCTTTCGAGCGTGTAGCCGGATTCCGATTCGCTCGGCGCCGCGGCGGGTCTACCCGCCGCCCGACCGTAGAGCACGGAAGGATCTTCGATGGTTTATCTGCTTGAACGGATGGAATCAGCCGCACGGAAGAACGGTGCCGTCACCTTCCTCTCGCCGTCGGGAGACGACGAGGTCGTCAGCTGGGGTGATCTGTACGCGGACGCCGTGAACCTGGCGGCAGTCCTGCAGACGGCGGGTATCGGCCCGGGCCGATCCGTGGTGATGTTGGCGCTGGCGTCACGGCCGGCGGTGACGGCGGCGATGGCGACCTGGCTGGCGGGCGGTGCCCTGACGATGGCACCCACGCCGACCCGGACGATGGACGAGGCCGCGTTCGTCGCCGAGACCGTGCGACGCATCAACCGGCTCGGTGGCAGTCCGCTGGTGCTGGTGGGGCCGCGATTCGACCAGATCCTGCCCGGTCTCGCGACCGGTGGGTGGGACGTCCGGATGCTCGACGACGTCCACGCCGAGGTTCGTGGCAGTGACGGGCTCCCTGCCTACGTACCACCGTCACTCACCGACGACGACCCGGCGATCCTGCAACTGACCAGTGGGACAACGGCGAGTGCGAAGACAGTGCGGGTCAGTCACGGGAATCTCGCGGCCAATGTGGAGGCAATCAAGGTCAGGGACGAGCACGACCGCTTCCACGGGCGGATCCTGTCCTGGCTGCCGCTGTCCCACGACATGGGCCTGATCGGCACCCTGATCATCCCGATGACCTGCGGTGGCTGTGACCTGCTGCTGTCCTCGCCACTGGACTACCTGGCCCGTCCGGCGAGCTGGATGGCGCAGATCTCGGAGTATCGAGCCACGTCGACGGTTGGGCCGAACTCCGCCTACGCACTGGCTGCCAAGCTTCTGGCGACCGGACCGGCTCTGGACCTGTCTCAGCTGCGCGGGATCCTGACCGGCGGGGAGAGCGTCGACCTCGACGCGATGACCGCGTTCACCGCCGCCGCGCAGCGTCACGGCTTCAACCCGGCGCTGGTCGTGTCCGCCTACGGCATGGCCGAGACCGTTGTCGCCACGACGATGACGCCGCTCGGCCGTGGCCTGGCTTCCGACAGCGTGGACGCCGACCTGCTCCAGACCGAAGGACGTGCCGTCCCGGTCGGACCGGGCCACACCGGCAGGATCCGTCAGCTCGCCAGGCTCGGTGCTCCGGTCGACGGCCTGCGCCTGCGCATCTCGGACACCGAGACCGGGGCTGTTCTCACGGAACGGCTTGTCGGTGAGATCCAGGTCCACGGCACCTCGCTGACCGCCGGCTACCACAACGATCCGGAGGCGACGGCCGCCTCACGAACCGCCGACGGCTGGCTGCGCACAGGCGACCTCGGCTACCTGGCCGACGGCGAGCTCGTCGTCACCGGACGGGTGAAGGATGTCATCATCCTCGCCGGCCGCAACATCTACCCGGAAGAGGTCGAGCGGGCCGCGGCCGGCGCCGAGGGCGTCCGCCCGGGCAACGTGGCCGCATTTCCCTACGTGCGGCCGAATGCGCTGGGCTCCGAGGGCCTGGCCGTCGCGCTGGAAACCCGCTGGCCCAGCGAGCGGCATGCGCAGCTGCGGTCCGACGTCGCCGCGCAGATACGTGCTGCCGTCGGGGTATCGCCCAATGAGGTGCTGATCCTTCCACCGGGGAGCCTTCCCAAGACGCCGTCCGGCAAGCTGCAACGCGCCGAGGCGCGCCGTCTGCTCGGTGTGGGCGGCAGCCCCGCTGAAACGACTTCTTCCAAAAACACTGTTCCGGGCACCGAGGCGGCGATGGCATGAGCGTTGGGCAGAACGCGTCGGAGGCGGCACCGGTCGTCGGATACAACGAGGTCCAGGCCTGGAACCTGGACGGCGAGCCCACGGCGAAGTCCGACGCCGTCGTGAGGATTGTCGATGGCCTTCTCGCCGCCTGGCGGGAACCAGACCAGGACGAACGCACCCGACGGTTGGAAGGTTGCGTCGCCGGTACGGTCGTCTTCACGAACCCGGCCACCCGCGTCGAGGGGCCGGCTGGAATCAGCGCCCACATCGCTCAGGTTCGGGACCGGCTTCCGGGCTACCTTCCGGTTCGGACGAGTGGCATAGACATCCATCACGACCACGCCCGCTTCGAATGGTCACTGCGGGACAGCTCCGGTAACGTCGGGCTGCGCGGTTTCGATATCCTAAAGTTCGACTCGGCACCGGCGATCCTCGCCGTCACGAGTTTTTTCGGGCCGATTCCTCGAATCACCTACACCTACGGCTCGACCGACGGCTCGACCAGCGGATCCAATGAAGGCCCGTCGAGATGAGACATCCTCGCGGTGCCGCCGCGGACGAAGGGAAACAAAGGCCGTAGCCGATGCTCGGGATCGTCATGGGCCCGGACATCGGAACCGGATAGCACAGTTCTCCACGCGGTCCGCACCGGACTGGCGACCTTCGCACATCAGTCAGGAGAAGAATGGATTTCCGTTGGTCACTCGCCGACTCCTACGACCGGGCGCCGAAGCCCGCTCGCCGGGAGCGCTCACGTAGTACCACGTTGACCGCCGCCGCGGTCGCGGCGGGGGTCGCGTCGATGCCCATCGCCGCCAACGCCGGTTCGTTCAGCACCTCCCTCAGCAACTTTCCCCAGGAGGGCCAGACGAGTCGCTTCGGTGTCGGCGACGGCTACGATCCGGTACACCTCGAGCAGAGCGGCTGCAATCAGCAGCAGATCCAGAGCGACCTGCGCCGCGACATCACGCTCGCCCCGGACAAAAGCTATGGCGTCGTCAACTTCACCAACTGCGTTGACTACACACAGGGGTGGGCTTGGAATATCACTGACCACCAGACCGGACAGTTCTTCTTTCAGTTCTGGTGGCCAGGGGCAAGTAACACCACGCTTACGACCAAGTCCACGAAGGCGTGGTGGGACGGCTCGGCCAAGCCCTAGCGGACCAGATGGGCGCGTGGCCTCGTGCGCTCGGAATCAGGCGTGACCCGGCACGCTGTCCGTCGCGCCGGCTCCCCTGACATCTGAATGATCTGGGTGGGCCGTTCGCCCGGTCAGCATGGGCGGCGGTGGCAGGCCAGGCGAACCCGGCCTGCCGCCGTCTCCCGCCGGATCGCCGATGTCCATTGTCTGGTATATCCTGCGACGGCAACGGTCCTGCGCGAGGTTGGCGGGAAGGCTCCGACGGCGGGCAAACCCAATTTTCCTGAACCAGGTGTTGAGATGCTTCTGAGGAATATCGCCTTTCGTTATGGCCGGCGGGCTCCGGTGGTGGAGGGGCTTGACCTCGCGCTGGACGAGCGGCCGCTGGTGATGATCGGGCCGAACGGCGCCGGGAAGTCGACGGTCCTGCGGCTGATGGCGGGGCAGCTGCGGCCGCGGTCGGGGCGGATCGAATACGCGGGCAAGATCGGGTTCGCGCCGCAGTTCACCCCGGTGCTGCCGAACTTCACGGTCGAGCAGCAGGTGCGGTACGCGGGCTGGCTGTCGGGCCTGTCCCGCCGGGAGGCAGCCCGGTCCGCCGGCCCCGCGCTGGCGCGGGCGAACCTGGAGGCGTTGGCACAGCGCCCCGCCCGGCAGACGAGTGGCGGGGAGCGGGCCCGGCTGGGCATCGCCTGCGCGCTGGCGACGGACCCCGACCTGCTGCTGCTCGACGAGCCGACGGCGTCGCTGGACCCGCTGGCTCGCGAGTCGGTGTCCGAGGTGCTCACCGAGGTCGCGGGAGCGGGGACCCGGCTGGTCGTGACGTCCCATACAGCCACCGAGGTGCGTCCACCGTTCGAGCGGCTGATCGTGCTCGATCATGGTGTCGTCCGCTTCGACGGCTCACTCGGCGAGTTCTTCGGCAACGCGCACGACGACGCGGTCGTCGCGGCCTTTGCGCAGGCTCTTCGTGTCCACTGACCTCCCGGCACTCGCATCGTCGGCCTCACCGACCGGAAACGCGGTGCGAGGATCGGCCCCAGGGCGAAGTCGGGCCTGGCCGTTGACGGATCGGTCCTGGTGGCGGGAGCCGGCGATCCTGCTGGCGCCGCTGGCGGCGTTCGCCGCCTGGTTCTACAGCCAGAGCGACCTGGGGGTCGACTGGTACGTCCTCGGCCGGGCCCGATCCGCGAACGACGCGGTGATCGCGCTCGGGCCCTACGTCGCCGCGATCGTCGCGTGGGAGATGGGGACGCTGCGCCGGGTATGGGGGCGGCTGGCGGTGCGGCGCCCCTGGTGGCGGGTCCTCGCGGCCAGGATGGCGCTCCCGGTCACGGTAGCCCTGGTCATCCTGGTGGCGATCTACGCGGTGATGCTCGCGGGTCTGCCCACCTTCGCGTCGCCGGGGTGGAGCATCCCGGCGTTGTCGGTCGCGAACGTGCTCGGCTGGGCGCTGTTCGGCGCGGCGCTCGGACTGGTGCTCGGCCCCGTCCTGTCGCTGCCGGCCGCTCTGATCGTGCCGTTCCTGGTCCTCGCGGTCCCGAGAAGCTGGTCGGACCCGTTGTGGGCCCGCCACGTGACCGGTCTGGTTGACAGTTGCTGTGATCCCTCCGAGGTCTATGACACTCGGGCTCTGACCGCCGGGCTCGCGTTCCTCGCTGTGATCGCGGTCGCCTCCCTCTGCGTGGCCGCCATCCGGCTCGCGCCGGCCCGGTCGGGCATCGGGCGTCCGGTGCTGGCGCTCGGCATCGTCGTGGCGGCGATCGCGGGCGGGCTGTTCGTCGGCCAGGACGTCCGGCAGCTGGGCCTTTCCTCGAGTGCCCCGCGGAACCCGGACGCTGTGCGGTGCTACGACGGGAACGTCTGCCTCTGGCCCGAGGAGACCTTCGCGCTCGAGGCGAACGTCCAGGCCTGGAAACGGGTCCGCGCGGCGTGGATCGATCTCGGCCTGCCGGAGCCACCGGTGGTCATCGGCCCGCGCAACAGCGGAATGCCACTGCCGATCACAATCGCCGTTCCCGACATGGCCGGCAATGTCGAGGACGCTGAGGTCAGCCTGGTCATCAGGCTTCCGGCCGCGATGCGTGGCTGTTTCTACAGGAACTATGGCCTCGTCACCGGCACGGATAACGATCCTACAAGATTCGAGATCTTGTCATCGCTACTCAGAGCCCGGCTTGGTCTGCCGACCGGTGGCCCCCTTCCGGTGACCGCGGACCAGGCCTCCCAGATCTGGTCGCAGACCCAGCAATGTGAGGAGGGCCAGGCCGGTGGCTGACTACCTCCGGGCCCATCGCCTGGCATCGACAGCCGGCCTGGCGGCGCTGCTCGCGCTGGCGGGCTGGTCGTTCGCCTCGACCACGCTGCCCATCCCGCAGCTGCTCTCCGGCGGATCCCAGCCCGTCCTGTTCCAGCTGCTCCTGACAACTCTGGCCGCGCCGGTCGTCGTGGCGGCCTTCCCGGAGGAGACGCTTCGGCTGGAGGCCGCGTCGCGTCGCCGCCTATGGGTGTACGACG contains:
- a CDS encoding phosphopantetheine-binding protein, whose amino-acid sequence is MLSTDVFEELVSRVAGVQRQDVRFEARLSDDLGLDSYGLLELCSALADVGVDVGEEDWLAAGTVGDLYTRCCAGGLPGTAEAGRPLTGVPHRSPPRAEALTGPGASDGSDGSDDEVLPPELAGRYFQLTPVLPSMAPFLYELSIAPDVGFRWRYRGAFPPYEKFEADLWQGMLTQFLIVSRETGEAAGHAICYNPDFGLGNAYVGVAMTSRYQRSGIAAEPVVLFLRYLFDVWPFRKLYFELPEFNCRQFASAIGSTLHIEARFRDHDYYRGRRWDRVVLAAYRQDLYPAGSAGRGEGIDLSSV
- a CDS encoding nuclear transport factor 2 family protein, with product MSVGQNASEAAPVVGYNEVQAWNLDGEPTAKSDAVVRIVDGLLAAWREPDQDERTRRLEGCVAGTVVFTNPATRVEGPAGISAHIAQVRDRLPGYLPVRTSGIDIHHDHARFEWSLRDSSGNVGLRGFDILKFDSAPAILAVTSFFGPIPRITYTYGSTDGSTSGSNEGPSR
- a CDS encoding ABC transporter ATP-binding protein: MLLRNIAFRYGRRAPVVEGLDLALDERPLVMIGPNGAGKSTVLRLMAGQLRPRSGRIEYAGKIGFAPQFTPVLPNFTVEQQVRYAGWLSGLSRREAARSAGPALARANLEALAQRPARQTSGGERARLGIACALATDPDLLLLDEPTASLDPLARESVSEVLTEVAGAGTRLVVTSHTATEVRPPFERLIVLDHGVVRFDGSLGEFFGNAHDDAVVAAFAQALRVH
- a CDS encoding long-chain-fatty-acid--CoA ligase, with product MVYLLERMESAARKNGAVTFLSPSGDDEVVSWGDLYADAVNLAAVLQTAGIGPGRSVVMLALASRPAVTAAMATWLAGGALTMAPTPTRTMDEAAFVAETVRRINRLGGSPLVLVGPRFDQILPGLATGGWDVRMLDDVHAEVRGSDGLPAYVPPSLTDDDPAILQLTSGTTASAKTVRVSHGNLAANVEAIKVRDEHDRFHGRILSWLPLSHDMGLIGTLIIPMTCGGCDLLLSSPLDYLARPASWMAQISEYRATSTVGPNSAYALAAKLLATGPALDLSQLRGILTGGESVDLDAMTAFTAAAQRHGFNPALVVSAYGMAETVVATTMTPLGRGLASDSVDADLLQTEGRAVPVGPGHTGRIRQLARLGAPVDGLRLRISDTETGAVLTERLVGEIQVHGTSLTAGYHNDPEATAASRTADGWLRTGDLGYLADGELVVTGRVKDVIILAGRNIYPEEVERAAAGAEGVRPGNVAAFPYVRPNALGSEGLAVALETRWPSERHAQLRSDVAAQIRAAVGVSPNEVLILPPGSLPKTPSGKLQRAEARRLLGVGGSPAETTSSKNTVPGTEAAMA